One region of Triticum aestivum cultivar Chinese Spring chromosome 6B, IWGSC CS RefSeq v2.1, whole genome shotgun sequence genomic DNA includes:
- the LOC123135357 gene encoding uncharacterized protein, which yields MRTQRAGSDRAPPSNPLPPPPPPMPAVGARRSTRAFLPRAHKQAPRPPEPARVTRAAKRLAVSSHSHSHWLGWERAAADVSDDEDDDEGPKPRTPPREPSPEPPMSPRSFGAVYRRKRRQRPPAEAEPEYFGHGHGSRSGRRFGIVFTRKHKRPKLAPFSPGGGDILCSSSREFASRAGLLEDAHFPDGAASGRSAVLVVLMDASSPGSSSRFSRLLLPMLLWLRRRQRSHVRSLASFLLASPAVAPAFASHGVHFIRLQRQRASALLQRPTVVNCGWCELRGADPSRQPVLSLNFSALPLYFQGLHSVMALRFIYMPAVIRRAMGLVGGAEEGSYSRDHLVVDSGGSPSTGDATPAAGSSYGAVQDYVPLEQAPGVVLHGLRLKKHQRKRSSMRHPLSRRRRLTVRFSDKEFGVKEGAATSQAELQKTPLTGGPEVSEEPVQPKPAMEISLDLLENMDDSDVSTPMGPSGKQKRSFFKSPVDRTSERLALSEVRQNIDTFRCKANLLIIQADRCWREEGAEVMLELSNSNGWCVAVKLHGVTRVSLKPSEQRFYVVNRHTHAYVWAVEDGWKLEFPDKWDWLLFKELHIEGRERNSQGKIIPIPGVHEVSDGMGGTVADPFSRPVPDYIRTADDEVARALSRDSAYDMDSEDEEWLIQLKHGASDRRRTRLSQISYEDFEKLITVFEKDAYNNPEEANDVDQLLSRHPALGMGDNVLAIYEYWINKRDKKGTPLLRIFQGAPAVRRGRLSQKSSVKKKRSVKRPQRSQPGRGKPGFFLQGGEGEALQRVVEADRAAKQAVEKAVQLRSRAQALMERANLAAYKSVMAVRMAEAASVSNKCRDFVWRSLD from the exons ATGAGGACGCAGCGCGCCGGATCTGACCGCGCACCGCCTTCTAATCCACTCCCCCCACCACCGCCGCCCATGCCGGCCGTCGGGGCGCGGCGCTCCACGCGGGCCTTCCTGCCCCGGGCGCACAAGCAGGCCCcgcgcccgccggagcccgccAGGGTCACGCGCGCCGCCAAGCGCCTCGCCGTCTCCTCCCACTCCCACTCCCACTGGCTCGGGTGGGAGCGCGCCGCCGCCGACGTCagcgacgacgaggatgacgacgagggcCCCAAGCCGCGCACGCCGCCGCGCGAGCCCTCGCCCGAGCCGCCCATGTCGCCCAGGTCCTTCGGGGCCGTGTACAGGCGCAAGCGCCGCCAGAGGCCGCcggccgaggccgagccggagtaTTTCGGCCACGGCCACGGCAGCCGCAGCGGCAGGAGGTTCGGGATAGTCTTCACCAGGAAGCACAAGCGGCCAAAGCTCGCCCCTTTCAGCCCCGGCGGCGGCGACATCCTCTGCTCCTCGTCCAGGGAGTTCGCTTCAAGGGCCGGGCTCCTGGAAGACGCTCATTTTCCGGATGGCGCTGCCAGCGGTCGCAGTGCTGTGCTCGTCGTCCTCATGGACGCGTCCTCCCCCGGCAGCTCGAGCCGGTTCTCGCGCTTGCTCCTGCCCATGCTGCTGTGGCTGCGCCGGCGCCAGCGGAGCCATGTCCGGAGCCTGGCCTCCTTTCTTCTGGCCTCACCGGCTGTCGCCCCCGCGTTTGCGTCGCACGGGGTGCACTTCATCAGGCTCCAGCGCCAGAGAGCC AGTGCATTGTTGCAGAGGCCTACGGTGGTGAACTGCGGGTGGTGCGAGCTCCGTGGTGCCGACCCGTCCCGGCAGCCAGTGTTGTCGCTCAACTTCTCGGCGCTTCCTTTGTACTTCCAGGGCTTGCATTCCGTGATGGCTCTTCGTTTCATATATATGCCAGCCGTGATTCGCCGGGCCATGGGTTTGgttggaggagctgaagaaggATCGTATTCTCGAGATCATCTGGTGGTGGATTCTGGCGGTTCTCCCAGCACCGGGGACGCCACACCTGCTGCTGGATCTTCTTACGGAGCGGTTCAGGATTACGTGCCCCTTGAGCAAGCTCCGGGAGTAGTGCTGCATGGTCTGAGGCTGAAGAAGCACCAGAGGAAGCGAAGCTCGATGAGGCACCCCCTGAGCCGGCGCCGCCGTCTCACAGTGAGATTTTCTGACAAGGAATTTGGAGTGAAGGAGGGTGCCGCGACCTCTCAGGCGGAACTGCAAAAGACACCATTGACTGGCGGCCCTGAGGTTTCCGAGGAACCTGTCCAGCCCAAGCCAGCAATGGAAATTTCTCTTGACCTGCTTGAGAACATGGATGACAGCGATGTCTCGACGCCCATGGGACCAAGCGGGAAGCAGAAGAGGTCTTTTTTCAAAAGCCCCGTTGATCGCACGAGTGAAAGGCTGGCTCTGTCCGAGGTTAGACAGAATATAGACACCTTCCGCTGCAAAGCAAACCTCTTGATTATTCAGGCTGATAGGTGCTGGAGGGAAGAGGGAGCTGAGGTTATGCTGGAACTGTCAAACTCCAACGGGTGGTGCGTGGCCGTAAAGTTACATGGTGTCACCAGAGTCTCCCTTAAGCCTTCAGAGCAGAGGTTCTATGTCGTCAACCGCCACACCCATGCCTACGTCTGGGCGGTCGAAGATGGATGGAAGCTCGAGTTCCCCGACAAATGGGACTGGCTTTTGTTCAAAGAACTGCATATCGAGGGACGGGAGCGCAATTCTCAGGGAAAGATTATCCCGATTCCAGGTGTGCATGAGGTCTCCGATGGCATGGGAGGGACTGTAGCAGATCCATTCTCACGCCCTGTGCCAGACTACATCAGAACGGCGGATGATGAGGTTGCGCGGGCCCTCTCGAGAGATTCAGCTTATGACATGGACTCGGAGGATGAAGAGTGGCTCATTCAGCTGAAGCATGGGGCCTCCGATAGAAGACGCACCCGCCTGAGCCAGATTTCCTACGAAGATTTTGAGAAATTAATAACCGTGTTCGAGAAGGACGCCTACAATAATCCCGAGGAAGCCAATGATGTGGACCAGCTTCTCTCCAGGCATCCTGCTTTAGGCATGGGTGACAATGTCCTTGCCATATATGAATACTGGATTAATAAGAGAGATAAGAAAGGCACACCTCTGCTTAGGATATTTCAG GGTGCACCTGCTGTAAGGCGAGGACGGCTGTCGCAGAAATCTTCTGTAAAAAAGAAGAGATCTGTGAAGAGACCACAGAGAAGCCAACCTGGCCGAGGAAAGCCCGGGTTCTTCTTGCAAG GTGGCGAAGGGGAGGCCTTGCAGAGGGTGGTGGAGGCCGACCGCGCGGCGAAGCAGGCCGTGGAGAAGGCGGTCCAGCTGCGCAGCAGGGCCCAGGCCCTCATGGAGAGGGCCAACCTGGCGGCGTACAAGTCGGTGATGGCGGTGAGGATGGCGGAGGCCGCGAGCGTGTCTAACAAGTGCCGGGATTTCGTATGGAGGAGCCTCGACTAG